One window of Erwinia aphidicola genomic DNA carries:
- a CDS encoding M24 family metallopeptidase — protein sequence MNTRATQAPGYRIGALLADFQPDFDFSAPLPLPLEEFEERLRKIRRQAVEAGHDAIIVHAGSVGWFHASNHYLRYICDWMREGVLIIPTDADKALVLLSFFTQSVLLPPGGEPLLVDEIWQIGPIGREYADRPGDSVMKTAEKCAQLLSDLGLAKAQIGKIGDRTSLTFWAAVESMLPGSKFIADNAILDRLQKVRSPREIEMFRAAAQLIGIGTQAAWHVAKPGVTDYEIFAAFTAAQMAFGGETGDGYQIGINQFGTHCGKPYGHVVRPGDLINLYISNVTWRGYTAQTARMIAVGEITGRQQLVLDACTAGVKNAEKLIKPGALMRDINNAAFAPMIEAGLLASPEARTMPYNWSPMPDGSARLIPQQYVPDADYEAQGRKLMHVYPATHGPHNPNLGHSVGMAGGQNSFNISSHNYDRLEEGMVFVMHTQWLEPLSAGCNIGDMYVVTQDGFENLSRHTPLETHRIAAGA from the coding sequence ATGAATACTCGTGCGACTCAGGCACCAGGCTATCGCATCGGCGCCCTGCTGGCGGACTTCCAGCCAGATTTCGACTTCTCTGCTCCACTGCCGCTGCCGCTGGAAGAATTTGAAGAGCGCCTGCGCAAAATCCGCCGTCAGGCGGTGGAAGCCGGGCATGATGCGATTATCGTTCATGCCGGCAGCGTGGGCTGGTTCCACGCCTCGAATCACTATCTGCGCTATATCTGTGACTGGATGCGCGAAGGCGTGCTGATTATCCCGACCGATGCTGACAAAGCGCTGGTGCTGCTCTCCTTCTTCACTCAGTCGGTGCTGCTGCCTCCGGGCGGCGAGCCGCTGCTGGTTGACGAGATTTGGCAGATTGGTCCGATCGGACGTGAATACGCCGACCGCCCGGGTGACTCGGTGATGAAAACTGCCGAGAAGTGCGCGCAGCTGCTGAGCGATCTTGGTCTGGCAAAAGCGCAGATCGGAAAAATCGGCGACCGCACTTCATTGACCTTCTGGGCTGCCGTGGAGTCGATGCTGCCGGGCAGCAAATTTATTGCCGATAACGCCATCCTCGATCGCCTGCAGAAGGTGCGCTCCCCGCGCGAAATTGAGATGTTCCGCGCCGCCGCGCAGCTGATCGGTATCGGCACACAGGCCGCCTGGCACGTGGCCAAACCGGGCGTTACCGATTACGAAATCTTTGCTGCTTTCACCGCGGCGCAGATGGCGTTTGGCGGCGAAACCGGCGACGGCTACCAGATTGGCATTAACCAGTTTGGCACTCACTGCGGCAAACCTTACGGCCACGTGGTGCGCCCGGGCGACCTGATCAACCTGTATATCTCCAACGTCACCTGGCGGGGTTATACTGCGCAGACCGCACGCATGATCGCCGTCGGCGAGATCACCGGGCGCCAGCAGTTGGTGCTGGATGCCTGTACTGCAGGGGTGAAAAATGCTGAGAAGCTGATTAAGCCCGGCGCGCTGATGCGCGATATCAATAACGCCGCTTTTGCGCCAATGATTGAAGCCGGGTTGCTGGCCTCCCCGGAGGCGCGCACCATGCCGTACAACTGGTCGCCAATGCCTGACGGTTCGGCCAGGCTGATCCCGCAGCAGTACGTGCCGGATGCGGACTACGAAGCGCAGGGCCGTAAGCTGATGCACGTCTACCCGGCCACGCACGGGCCACATAACCCGAACCTCGGCCATTCCGTTGGCATGGCGGGCGGTCAGAACAGCTTTAACATCTCCTCGCACAACTACGATCGTCTGGAGGAAGGCATGGTCTTTGTGATGCATACCCAGTGGCTGGAGCCGCTGTCGGCGGGCTGCAATATTGGCGATATGTACGTGGTGACGCAGGATGGCTTTGAAAACCTCAGCCGCCACACCCCGCTGGAAACTCACCGCATTGCCGCCGGAGCCTGA
- a CDS encoding ABC transporter permease yields the protein MAMSNHRENPIPGLLYKLFVYGFGTLCVIYLVAPIVIAVMMSFTSGQTLKYPPQGFSLRWYEALLDPVRSATEHIAAWNSFKIAALAVLGALLFAVPATIGMTRMKRRSVSTIEPLLLAPLVLPSLVYGLAALIVANFIGFPPSLWLNVVGHVVVFGPLMYRAASVVAQGINPSLAEASTTMGASWFMTLRRVTLPLLMPGIMAGAFLVFIQSLDNVTVSLFLADASTTVLPLRMFAMIEESLDVRVAAISGILIALTLLGMLVARRVLAPRPQAS from the coding sequence ATGGCCATGTCTAATCATCGTGAAAACCCGATTCCAGGCCTGCTGTACAAGCTGTTCGTTTATGGCTTCGGCACGCTGTGTGTGATCTACCTGGTGGCGCCGATCGTCATCGCGGTGATGATGTCGTTCACCTCCGGACAGACGCTGAAATATCCGCCGCAGGGCTTCTCGCTGCGCTGGTATGAGGCGCTGCTCGACCCGGTGCGCTCGGCGACCGAGCATATTGCCGCCTGGAACTCGTTCAAAATCGCCGCGCTGGCGGTACTGGGCGCCCTGCTGTTTGCCGTGCCTGCCACCATCGGTATGACGCGCATGAAGCGCCGCAGCGTCAGCACCATCGAGCCGCTGCTGCTGGCCCCGCTGGTGCTGCCGAGCCTGGTGTATGGCCTGGCGGCGCTGATTGTCGCCAACTTTATCGGCTTCCCGCCTTCGCTTTGGCTGAACGTGGTCGGCCACGTGGTGGTGTTTGGCCCGCTGATGTACCGCGCCGCGTCGGTGGTGGCGCAGGGGATTAACCCGTCGCTGGCGGAAGCCTCAACCACTATGGGGGCCAGCTGGTTTATGACCCTGCGCCGCGTCACATTACCATTACTGATGCCCGGCATAATGGCGGGGGCGTTCCTGGTGTTTATCCAGTCGCTGGATAACGTCACCGTGTCCCTGTTCCTCGCCGATGCCAGCACCACGGTGCTGCCGCTGCGCATGTTTGCGATGATTGAGGAGTCCCTCGACGTGCGCGTCGCGGCGATCTCCGGCATTTTGATTGCACTAACCCTGCTCGGCATGCTGGTCGCCCGGCGTGTGCTGGCCCCGCGCCCGCAGGCATCTTAA
- a CDS encoding ABC transporter permease has product MKQSGFPYVIPMLLLSVVFFATPLAVLIAFSFTKDGGVTLQHYANFFGDAFNFRVLVNTARLGIETVIGTTLLGVPIALLYWHGGRTLRQVLIFLTLIPMLTSNVVRTFAWIVILGRQGPISEALMFLGVTDMSTSLMFTETGLLLAMCQIDLPLIILPLIAILSRTPYQLTEAAQISGAGPWRVLVTVLLPLMLPGLLAGWILVFASTSSSFVTQAVIGGARNVYVPQLIYREVGTLFDWPMASAIAVVLLVSTGCLLVALTMISRHRRLNGHV; this is encoded by the coding sequence ATGAAACAGAGCGGCTTCCCGTATGTTATCCCCATGCTGTTGCTTTCCGTGGTGTTCTTCGCGACGCCGCTCGCGGTTCTGATCGCTTTCAGTTTCACCAAAGATGGCGGCGTGACGTTACAGCACTACGCCAACTTCTTCGGCGACGCGTTTAACTTCCGCGTGCTGGTTAACACCGCACGGCTGGGGATTGAAACCGTGATCGGCACCACCCTGTTGGGGGTGCCGATCGCCCTGCTTTACTGGCACGGCGGGCGCACGCTGCGCCAGGTGCTGATTTTTCTGACGCTGATCCCGATGCTGACCAGCAACGTGGTACGCACCTTTGCCTGGATCGTCATTCTCGGACGCCAGGGACCGATCAGCGAAGCGCTGATGTTCCTTGGTGTGACCGACATGTCGACCAGCCTGATGTTTACCGAAACCGGTCTGCTGCTGGCGATGTGCCAGATAGACCTGCCGCTGATTATCCTGCCGCTGATTGCCATTCTGTCACGCACGCCGTACCAGCTGACCGAAGCGGCACAGATTTCCGGTGCCGGGCCGTGGCGCGTGCTGGTGACAGTGCTGTTGCCGCTGATGCTGCCGGGTCTGCTGGCGGGTTGGATCCTGGTCTTCGCCAGTACCAGCAGCTCGTTCGTCACCCAGGCGGTGATTGGCGGCGCGCGCAACGTCTATGTTCCACAGCTGATCTATCGCGAGGTTGGCACGCTGTTTGACTGGCCGATGGCCTCGGCTATCGCCGTGGTGCTGCTGGTCTCCACCGGCTGCCTGCTGGTTGCCCTTACCATGATTTCACGCCACCGGAGGCTGAATGGCCATGTCTAA
- a CDS encoding ABC transporter substrate-binding protein, whose protein sequence is MKDFEISRRRFGQIVAGVAASAMLPLSLRAVAASGGTAVAATFPGNWEDAYRTVLGDILKKQGFGLTVSPAMAQDQLAKVMASPGNPPYDTLLMSPGQMTVAVDKGLIQKIDPSRLKNWNLLDPAFQGEYGPTVTVEVNGIAYNPELVPRPKGYADLFENPAYKGLVSWTGFGSNTAVMAYTEIAKIYGKGPDDMQAVFDLFRKHPEQMASIVDSTNSQMTQFQQGNIAVFMCSTNNVARLKSLGMKAEFVHPETGSPAAPVNIHLTKGSKNLDAAYAYMDAAISQFAQTKLEQPPTEMFPTNKNVELTPAIAAYITREQVKSLVYPDWNIINKNRDTWIRQFDALVAG, encoded by the coding sequence ATGAAAGATTTTGAAATCAGTCGTCGTCGGTTTGGTCAGATCGTGGCAGGCGTTGCGGCTTCCGCCATGCTGCCACTCTCGCTGCGCGCAGTTGCGGCCAGCGGCGGCACGGCGGTCGCGGCGACCTTCCCCGGTAACTGGGAAGATGCTTACCGCACTGTATTGGGCGATATTCTCAAGAAGCAGGGTTTTGGACTGACCGTCTCCCCGGCTATGGCGCAGGACCAGCTGGCAAAAGTGATGGCCAGCCCGGGCAACCCGCCGTACGACACGCTGCTCATGTCGCCAGGCCAGATGACGGTGGCGGTGGATAAAGGTCTGATCCAGAAGATCGACCCTTCCCGCCTGAAAAACTGGAACCTGCTCGACCCGGCGTTCCAGGGCGAGTACGGCCCGACCGTGACGGTGGAAGTGAACGGCATTGCCTACAACCCGGAGCTGGTGCCGCGCCCGAAAGGCTATGCCGACCTGTTTGAGAACCCGGCCTATAAAGGCCTGGTGTCATGGACCGGGTTTGGCTCTAACACCGCGGTGATGGCCTATACCGAAATTGCCAAAATCTACGGTAAAGGCCCGGACGATATGCAGGCGGTGTTTGACCTGTTCAGAAAGCATCCGGAGCAGATGGCCAGTATTGTCGACAGCACCAACAGTCAGATGACGCAGTTCCAGCAGGGCAATATCGCCGTATTTATGTGCAGCACCAACAACGTGGCGCGCCTGAAAAGCCTGGGAATGAAGGCCGAGTTTGTCCATCCGGAAACCGGCTCACCTGCCGCCCCGGTCAATATCCATCTGACCAAAGGCAGCAAAAATCTGGATGCCGCCTACGCCTATATGGACGCCGCGATTTCACAGTTTGCGCAAACCAAACTGGAGCAGCCGCCGACCGAAATGTTCCCGACTAACAAAAATGTTGAGCTGACCCCGGCGATTGCGGCGTACATCACCCGCGAGCAGGTCAAATCACTGGTCTATCCGGACTGGAACATCATCAATAAAAATCGTGACACCTGGATCCGTCAGTTTGATGCGCTGGTAGCAGGTTGA
- a CDS encoding ABC transporter ATP-binding protein: MPDMHNTAESKRLSVQGLTHSYGSSNAISDVSFNIEPGEIVALLGPSGCGKSTVLRAIAGLIQPKAGKIVLGNQDLAGVSARGRGIGMVFQNYALFPHLTVAENIAYPLACQQVSRAERKQRVAEMLNLVQLNEYGNRLPRELSGGQQQRVAVARAIAGRPSLLLLDEPFGALDRALRFDLQVELLHLQKTLGITTLIVTHDQEEAQSLANRLVLMNKGNVEQIDTPMAVYDRPKTLFVNTFIGQTNQLHGTVLRFDNDTTLIGLSDERTLRLPRRLNFTTGSKVTVTFRPEEVRLAKQAGENTQPVRMTVSLPLGPTLVHDLAMEDGTTLRASEVRGPSTFIPQPGAQLYAEIDTARCHAFPAEPQPMNE; this comes from the coding sequence ATGCCAGATATGCACAACACCGCTGAAAGTAAGCGCCTCAGCGTTCAGGGCCTGACCCACAGCTACGGCAGCAGTAACGCCATCAGCGATGTCTCCTTTAACATTGAACCGGGCGAAATTGTCGCGCTGCTCGGCCCGAGCGGCTGCGGTAAATCCACCGTGCTGCGTGCCATTGCCGGATTGATCCAGCCGAAGGCGGGAAAAATCGTACTCGGTAATCAGGATCTCGCCGGGGTGTCGGCCAGAGGGCGCGGTATCGGCATGGTGTTCCAGAACTATGCATTATTCCCGCACCTGACCGTGGCCGAAAACATCGCTTACCCGCTGGCGTGCCAGCAGGTTTCCCGCGCTGAGCGCAAGCAGCGCGTCGCCGAAATGCTGAACCTGGTGCAGCTGAACGAATACGGTAACCGCCTGCCGCGCGAGCTTTCCGGTGGTCAGCAGCAGCGCGTTGCCGTGGCGCGTGCCATTGCCGGCCGCCCTTCTCTGCTGCTGCTCGATGAGCCATTTGGCGCACTGGATCGGGCGCTGCGTTTCGACCTGCAGGTGGAACTGCTGCATCTGCAAAAAACGCTGGGTATCACCACGCTGATCGTCACCCACGATCAGGAAGAGGCGCAGAGCCTGGCGAACCGCCTGGTGCTGATGAATAAAGGTAATGTTGAGCAGATCGACACGCCGATGGCGGTGTATGACCGGCCAAAAACGCTGTTTGTAAACACCTTTATCGGGCAGACCAACCAGCTGCACGGCACCGTGCTGCGTTTTGATAACGACACCACGCTGATTGGGTTATCGGATGAGCGCACGCTGCGCCTGCCGCGCCGTCTCAACTTTACCACCGGCTCGAAGGTCACGGTCACCTTCCGCCCTGAAGAGGTGCGGCTGGCAAAGCAGGCGGGGGAAAACACCCAGCCGGTGCGGATGACCGTTTCGCTGCCGCTCGGCCCAACGCTGGTCCATGACCTGGCGATGGAGGATGGCACCACGCTACGCGCCTCCGAAGTGCGCGGACCGTCAACCTTCATCCCGCAGCCTGGAGCGCAACTTTACGCTGAGATTGATACTGCACGCTGTCACGCCTTCCCGGCTGAACCGCAACCTATGAATGAATAA
- a CDS encoding sugar phosphate isomerase/epimerase family protein — MKLGIDGLKLPEVKKRGPLASLDHVKALGLQGIFFSTVLDMSPTLDCGELRDIRAKADDLGLYLESGLGKINPYCSAEAPELRAIGNGDMIAGLTRMIEASAAIDCREMWVSPGNFKAQYPGRLAVDRFRTDVTWEEQLLAMEKVLHKMAPVARAHGVHMNVETHDEITSFEILRMIEAVGEDCVGVVLDTANMVQRGEHPVLAAQRLAPWVRQTHIKDAYIGRAPGGIDFQPRPCGSGVVDFAAILPMLAKVNPEMTLSLEIAQSTDDNRRRANPRQCIQIDDPIWRAGHPDLTAGELEAYFTLVDSYAQRVAAGEVEDWESYESSRYGYPTYQQQNYGFDEAIAFIQQSASHIRAICAQQGITLS; from the coding sequence ATGAAACTAGGCATTGATGGGTTAAAGCTGCCCGAAGTTAAGAAACGCGGCCCGCTGGCCAGCCTCGATCACGTCAAGGCGCTGGGTCTGCAGGGGATCTTCTTCAGCACCGTGCTGGATATGAGCCCGACGCTGGACTGCGGCGAGCTGCGCGACATCCGCGCCAAAGCTGACGATCTGGGGCTGTATCTGGAAAGTGGCCTTGGCAAAATCAACCCTTACTGCAGTGCCGAAGCGCCGGAGCTGCGCGCCATCGGCAACGGCGACATGATTGCCGGGCTGACGCGCATGATTGAGGCCAGCGCTGCTATCGACTGCCGCGAGATGTGGGTTTCACCGGGCAACTTCAAAGCGCAGTATCCGGGGCGCCTGGCGGTGGACCGTTTCCGTACCGACGTCACGTGGGAAGAGCAGCTGCTGGCAATGGAAAAGGTGCTGCACAAAATGGCCCCGGTGGCACGCGCCCACGGGGTGCATATGAACGTCGAAACCCACGATGAGATCACCTCGTTCGAGATCCTGCGCATGATTGAAGCGGTAGGGGAAGATTGCGTGGGCGTGGTCCTGGACACCGCCAACATGGTGCAGCGCGGCGAACATCCGGTGCTGGCCGCGCAGCGCCTGGCGCCGTGGGTGCGCCAGACGCATATCAAAGATGCCTATATCGGGCGCGCGCCGGGCGGCATTGATTTCCAGCCGCGCCCGTGCGGAAGCGGCGTGGTCGACTTTGCCGCCATTCTGCCGATGCTGGCGAAGGTCAACCCCGAGATGACGCTGTCGCTGGAGATTGCGCAATCGACCGATGACAACCGCCGCCGCGCCAACCCGCGCCAGTGCATTCAGATTGATGACCCGATCTGGCGTGCGGGGCATCCAGACCTGACGGCCGGGGAACTGGAAGCCTATTTTACGCTGGTGGACAGCTATGCGCAGCGCGTGGCAGCAGGAGAAGTCGAAGACTGGGAAAGCTATGAAAGCTCACGCTACGGCTACCCGACCTATCAGCAGCAGAACTATGGCTTTGATGAGGCGATCGCCTTTATCCAGCAGTCGGCCAGCCACATTCGCGCCATTTGCGCCCAGCAGGGCATCACTTTATCCTGA
- a CDS encoding GntR family transcriptional regulator has protein sequence MKKARARATPVARTEGSSADHSEDVSERIRATLAAAIGEGALKPGSKILEEAIAEHFGVSRTVVRGALGVLESDHLLERKRNRGTFVAEPSIEQARHLFEARRQLEGGLLEFVVARASAEQLDALARLADEEEQIHHHGDEKSKTVLSGKFHIVLAELAGNPVLTEMLAKIVARLSLVMSLYEEERKDDCGADHHRQIVSALKAKDLTKARQLMDHHLADIERRVRLTEGHGDRHSFISMLENFS, from the coding sequence ATGAAAAAAGCGCGCGCCAGAGCGACGCCTGTAGCCAGAACAGAGGGCAGCAGCGCCGATCACAGTGAGGATGTGTCTGAACGGATCCGCGCCACGCTGGCGGCCGCTATCGGTGAAGGGGCGCTAAAACCCGGTAGCAAAATACTGGAAGAGGCCATCGCCGAGCATTTCGGCGTCAGTCGTACCGTGGTGCGTGGCGCGCTGGGCGTGCTGGAAAGCGACCATCTGCTGGAGAGAAAGCGAAATCGTGGCACCTTCGTGGCAGAGCCGAGCATCGAGCAGGCCAGGCACCTGTTTGAAGCACGCCGCCAGCTGGAAGGGGGGCTGCTGGAGTTCGTGGTGGCGCGAGCCAGCGCTGAACAGCTGGATGCGCTGGCCCGTCTGGCCGACGAAGAGGAGCAGATCCATCATCACGGCGACGAGAAATCCAAAACGGTGCTTTCCGGTAAGTTCCATATCGTGCTGGCCGAGCTGGCGGGCAACCCGGTGCTGACCGAGATGCTGGCGAAGATCGTCGCCCGCCTGTCGCTGGTGATGTCTTTGTACGAAGAGGAGCGCAAGGATGACTGCGGCGCCGATCACCACCGCCAGATTGTCAGCGCCCTGAAAGCCAAAGATCTGACCAAAGCCCGTCAGCTGATGGACCACCATCTGGCCGATATTGAACGGCGGGTACGCCTGACGGAAGGCCACGGCGATCGGCATTCGTTTATCTCAATGCTGGAGAACTTCTCCTGA
- a CDS encoding MFS transporter — MKGMPPIILALLAGSLVLTIGRGVTLPFLTIYLTEHYHLLPKSVGIIMGASLAIGIFSSLYGGYLVDKFNHRTLITLSISLFALSFFLLPILPQVSSVVMVIALLNASYALLSITIKACIAAWLPVEKRVKAFSMNYTLINVGWAIGSSLGVWLAGFDPKLPFMISGSLALGTVIALAVGLRNIPNSPARNDVELKPLEKPDLRQTLAILMRDRCLVYFTLGSTFGAIVFGQFTGYLSQYLIIISDAAQAYKIIGAIMITNAIIVIAFQYVMSSGMKQNNLLKWLFFGTLFFILGLAGFMLAGTSVLLWMIAMTIFSFGELIVIPVEYMFIDFIAPDHMKGSYYGMQNLSNIGGAINPVLCGFLLSYTAPPVMFCALIAFSAAGLLFFRMGHRMAMKRTSGEVLQH; from the coding sequence ATGAAAGGAATGCCGCCAATTATCCTCGCCCTGCTCGCCGGCTCACTGGTGCTGACCATCGGGCGCGGCGTCACCCTGCCGTTTCTCACTATCTACCTGACCGAGCATTACCACCTGCTGCCGAAAAGCGTCGGCATTATTATGGGCGCCAGCCTGGCTATCGGTATTTTCAGCAGCCTTTACGGCGGCTATCTGGTCGACAAATTTAACCACCGAACTTTAATCACCCTCTCTATCAGCCTGTTCGCGCTGAGCTTTTTTCTGCTGCCAATCCTGCCGCAGGTCAGTAGCGTGGTGATGGTGATTGCCCTGCTTAACGCTTCCTATGCACTTTTGAGCATTACCATTAAAGCCTGCATTGCCGCCTGGCTGCCTGTAGAGAAGCGGGTAAAAGCGTTTTCGATGAACTACACGCTCATTAATGTCGGCTGGGCCATTGGTTCATCACTGGGCGTGTGGCTGGCGGGCTTTGATCCTAAGCTACCGTTTATGATATCCGGTAGCCTGGCGCTGGGCACGGTCATTGCTCTGGCGGTAGGATTACGCAACATCCCCAACAGCCCGGCGCGCAACGATGTTGAGCTGAAACCGCTGGAAAAACCTGACCTGCGCCAGACCTTAGCCATCCTGATGCGCGACCGTTGCCTGGTCTATTTCACCCTCGGCAGCACCTTTGGTGCGATTGTGTTTGGCCAGTTCACCGGCTATCTGTCGCAGTATCTGATCATTATCTCGGACGCCGCACAGGCTTATAAGATCATCGGCGCCATCATGATCACCAACGCGATAATTGTTATCGCTTTCCAGTACGTGATGAGCAGTGGGATGAAGCAGAATAACCTGCTGAAGTGGCTGTTTTTCGGCACGCTGTTTTTCATCCTCGGGCTGGCCGGCTTTATGCTGGCCGGTACCTCGGTACTGCTGTGGATGATCGCGATGACCATCTTCAGCTTTGGCGAGCTGATTGTGATCCCGGTGGAGTACATGTTTATCGACTTTATTGCGCCGGACCATATGAAAGGCAGCTACTACGGCATGCAGAACCTGAGCAATATCGGCGGTGCCATTAACCCGGTGCTGTGCGGTTTCCTGCTGAGCTACACGGCACCGCCGGTGATGTTTTGCGCGCTAATCGCCTTCTCCGCCGCTGGCCTGCTGTTCTTCCGCATGGGGCACCGGATGGCGATGAAGAGAACCTCAGGAGAAGTTCTCCAGCATTGA
- a CDS encoding diguanylate phosphodiesterase: MLSTLIYRSHLSDNVPLSSLDKIVQKANKNNQLIGVTGILLFNGTHFFQVLEGPEQAVSKLYEHICRDPRHHNVVELMRDYAPFRRFGNVGMELFSLHEFDKASVLQAVLDKGTSEFLLTWDDRALQFLRTFVESWEKENYFEIPPAGQWEFIATDDLPLADADFAPGEDISFAFQPIIDPLAGTIVSLEALLRSAQGLSPLDYFASLPREELYRRDLESKSQALALAKELQIDDITFSINLLPMTLVEIPNAVDYLLGEIARHGLVPQQIVVEVTETEVISNIEAFSSALKHLKAAGISLAIDDFGAGSAGLLLLSRVQPERIKIDRNIISDVHKSGPKQAIVQAIIKCCSSLEIAVIAEGVEKPEEWMWLEAAGICQFQGFLFAKPLLKGIPPVAWPELK; encoded by the coding sequence ATGTTATCTACCCTCATCTATCGCAGCCATCTTTCCGATAATGTTCCGCTAAGCTCGCTGGACAAAATTGTACAAAAGGCAAATAAAAACAACCAGTTAATTGGCGTTACCGGCATTTTGCTGTTTAACGGCACGCATTTCTTCCAGGTGCTGGAAGGCCCTGAACAAGCAGTCAGTAAGCTTTATGAACATATCTGTCGCGATCCCCGTCATCATAATGTCGTGGAACTGATGCGCGACTACGCGCCGTTCCGGCGATTTGGTAATGTCGGCATGGAGCTGTTCTCGCTTCATGAGTTTGATAAAGCCTCGGTGCTGCAGGCAGTACTGGATAAAGGCACATCGGAATTTCTGCTGACCTGGGATGACCGCGCGCTTCAGTTTCTGCGCACCTTTGTCGAATCCTGGGAGAAAGAAAACTATTTCGAAATCCCACCTGCCGGTCAGTGGGAATTTATCGCCACGGACGATCTACCCTTAGCCGATGCAGACTTTGCACCGGGCGAGGATATTAGCTTTGCCTTCCAGCCAATTATCGACCCGCTGGCCGGAACCATCGTCTCCCTTGAAGCCCTGTTGCGCAGCGCACAGGGGCTTTCACCGCTGGATTATTTTGCCAGTTTGCCGCGTGAGGAGCTTTACCGCCGCGACCTGGAATCCAAGAGCCAGGCCCTGGCTCTGGCAAAAGAGCTGCAAATTGATGACATCACCTTCTCGATTAACCTGCTGCCGATGACGCTGGTTGAGATCCCGAATGCCGTGGATTACTTACTGGGTGAGATTGCCCGACACGGACTGGTGCCTCAGCAGATCGTGGTAGAGGTGACTGAAACTGAGGTGATTTCGAATATCGAAGCATTCTCCAGCGCGTTGAAACATCTGAAAGCGGCGGGTATCAGTCTGGCAATAGATGACTTTGGTGCCGGCTCCGCCGGTCTGCTGCTGCTTTCACGCGTGCAGCCGGAGAGAATCAAGATTGATCGTAATATTATCAGTGATGTGCACAAAAGCGGCCCTAAACAGGCAATCGTTCAGGCCATAATTAAATGCTGTTCTTCGCTGGAAATAGCCGTTATTGCCGAAGGCGTGGAAAAACCAGAAGAGTGGATGTGGCTGGAAGCAGCAGGCATCTGTCAGTTCCAGGGGTTCCTGTTTGCTAAACCGCTGCTGAAAGGCATCCCCCCTGTTGCATGGCCTGAATTGAAATAA
- a CDS encoding ASCH domain-containing protein, with protein sequence MDLLASLKEKYPGAIAWAFGNSCEMADELAALVVQGVKTASCGSLSSFINEDDAPTIGGYSIILNGKGEPVCVIRTVAMRILRFCDVTEEFARKEGEGDLSLKYWQEVHKAFFEHEGCYSAEMELVAEEFQLIERHAAQDV encoded by the coding sequence ATGGATCTTCTGGCAAGCCTGAAGGAAAAATATCCCGGCGCTATTGCCTGGGCATTTGGCAACTCGTGCGAGATGGCGGATGAACTGGCAGCCCTGGTTGTGCAAGGAGTTAAAACCGCGTCCTGTGGCTCACTCTCATCTTTTATCAATGAAGATGACGCACCGACGATTGGCGGCTACAGCATCATCCTTAACGGCAAGGGTGAGCCGGTGTGCGTCATCAGGACGGTCGCTATGCGCATCTTGCGCTTCTGCGATGTCACTGAAGAGTTTGCGAGAAAAGAGGGCGAAGGAGACTTAAGCCTTAAATATTGGCAGGAAGTTCACAAAGCATTTTTTGAGCATGAGGGTTGCTACTCTGCAGAAATGGAACTGGTGGCAGAAGAGTTTCAACTGATTGAGCGCCATGCCGCGCAAGACGTATAA